In the genome of Nymphaea colorata isolate Beijing-Zhang1983 chromosome 9, ASM883128v2, whole genome shotgun sequence, one region contains:
- the LOC116260200 gene encoding DNA repair protein XRCC3 homolog codes for MITEEEIAKQQLPAVTTAADLLLLAQKLPTGCPNLDRFLAGGIPCRSITELVGENGAGKTQLCLQLLLHSQLPPSPSASAFYISSEPPLPLRRLQQLADSFLLHLPPSSRPSTPLDNIFLHSVQTADDLLSLLHRLDPILPRLRLLVIDSIAALFRSEFETSSTDLVRRSNLFFRIAGKLKAQATRFGFAVVVTNQVGDVIGVETGGGGGFRPLVTSGRRVCPALGLSWANCVNTRLFLSRSQECDFRISDLNQTRTRRRMQVVFAPHLPSDGSSCEITIDRHGVHGLLDSGL; via the coding sequence ATGATTACTGAGGAAGAAATAGCGAAGCAGCAACTGCCGGCAGTGACGACCGCCGCCGACCTCCTCCTCTTAGCCCAAAAGTTGCCCACTGGCTGTCCAAACCTCGACCGGTTCCTCGCAGGTGGCATCCCGTGCAGATCCATTACCGAGCTTGTTGGAGAGAATGGCGCTGGCAAAACACAACTTTGCCTCCAGCTCCTCTTGCACTCCCAGctgcctccctctccctctgcctcTGCCTTCTACATCTCCTCCGAGCCTCCGCTGCCTCTTCGTCGCCTTCAGCAGCTCGCCGActccttcctcctccacctccccCCCAGTAGCCGCCCATCCACCCCGCTCGACAACATCTTCCTCCACTCCGTCCAGACGGCTGACGacctcctctccctcctccACCGCCTCGATCCAATCCTCCCTCGCCTGCGCCTCCTGGTCATAGATTCCATCGCCGCACTCTTTCGGTCGGAGTTTGAGACATCTTCCACCGACCTCGTCCGCCGGTCTAATCTGTTCTTTCGGATCGCTGGCAAGCTTAAAGCCCAGGCAACCCGGTTTGGGTTCGCTGTTGTGGTGACAAACCAGGTAGGAGATGTGATCGGAGTAGagacaggaggaggaggaggtttTCGACCATTGGTGACGTCCGGGAGGAGAGTGTGCCCCGCACTTGGCCTCTCATGGGCCAACTGCGTCAACACCAGGTTGTTCCTCTCGAGGAGCCAAGAGTGCGACTTCAGGATTTCGGATCTAAACCAGACCCGGACCCGTAGAAGGATGCAGGTAGTGTTTGCCCCTCATCTACCCAGTGATGGTTCATCCTGCGAGATTACCATCGACAGACATGGTGTGCACGGTCTGTTGGATTCGGGGCTTTGA